Proteins found in one Brachypodium distachyon strain Bd21 chromosome 5, Brachypodium_distachyon_v3.0, whole genome shotgun sequence genomic segment:
- the LOC100844042 gene encoding probable glucan endo-1,3-beta-glucosidase A6 codes for MTMSPSIVVVALNLLLFLADAALATEPAHFLGVSYGTLGDDLPPPHVALELARSAGAAAVRFYDSNATLLAAASSSGLGFVPGVPNELIPSLSASRRAADAWVASTLLPFRRNPRLRYLFVGNEVLSDPTTKSRWSQLVPAMANLHRALRRHGLGRVKVSTTLGMDALVGQNVFPPSAGVFRPDIVDVAVRPLLAFLERTESYLFVDTYTYFTWTANHTVVPLPYALLEASKFRYHDPGTGLSYTNLLDHMLDAVVAAMCGAGHCGVKLALAETGWPNAGDLDQFGANVRNAATYNRNVARHLASGAGTPRRPGMMRMPAFVFALFNEDLKGGPGTERHWGLFYPNSSAVYEVDLSGRRTAASSYPPLPPATNDAPYPGKLWCMTKKLANGTAVREQVAAACKDEAALCDPVRPGGRCHLPDTVAAHASYVFSAHWNRFSKQYGGWCYFAGLAVETTIDPSHGSCRYPSVIPG; via the exons ATGACAATGTCACCttccatcgtcgtcgtcgcgctcaacctcctcctcttcctcgccgaTGCGGCGCTGGCCACGGAGCCCGCGCACTTTCTTGGCGTCAGCTACGGCACGCTGGGCGACGACCTCCCGCCCCCGCACGTGGCCCTCGAGCTCGCCAGGTCAGCCGGCGCTGCCGCGGTCAGGTTCTACGATTCCAACGCCACCCTCCtggccgcggcctcctcctccggccttggCTTCGTCCCGGGCGTCCCCAACGAGCTCATACCCTCCCTCTCCGCGTCCCGGCGCGCCGCGGACGCCTGGGTCGCGTCCACGCTCCTCCCCTTCCGCCGCAACCCCCGCCTCCGCTACCTCTTCGTCGGCAACGAGGTGCTCTCCGACCCGACCACCAAGTCCCGCTGGTCGCAGCTCGTCCCCGCCATGGCCAACCTCCAccgcgcgctccgccgccacggcctcgGCCGCGTCAAGGTGAGCACCACGCTGGGCATGGACGCTCTCGTCGGCCAGAACGTGTTCCCGCCGTCCGCGGGGGTGTTCCGCCCGGACATCGTCGACGTCGCCGTGCGCCCGCTCCTCGCCTTCCTCGAGCGCACCGAGTCTTACCTCTTCGTCGACACGTACACCTACTTCACCTGGACCGCGAACCACACCGTGGTGCCGCTCCCCTACGCGCTGCTCGAGGCTTCGAAGTTCCGGTACCACGACCCCGGCACGGGGCTGTCGTATACCAACCTCCTCGACCACATGCTGGACGCCGTGGTCGCCGCCATGTGCGGCGCGGGCCACTGCGGCGTGAAGCTGGCGCTGGCCGAGACCGGCTGGCCCAATGCGGGCGACCTGGACCAGTTCGGCGCCAACGTGCGGAACGCGGCCACGTACAACCGCAACGTGGCGCGGCACCTGGCGTCCGGGGCCGGCACGCCGCGGAGGCCCGGGATGATGCGCATGCCGGCGTTCGTGTTCGCGCTCTTCAACGAGGACCTCAAGGGAGGACCCGGGACGGAGCGGCACTGGGGCCTCTTCTACCCCAACAGCAGCGCGGTGTACGAGGTCGACCTGTCGGGGCGCCGGACTGCCGCGTCGTCGTacccgccgctgcctccggcGACCAACGACGCGCCGTACCCGGGCAAGCTGTGGTGCATGACTAAGAAGCTGGCGAACGGGACGGCGGTGCGGGagcaggtggcggcggcgtgcaaGGACGAGGCCGCGCTGTGTGATCCCGTGCGGCCCGGCGGCCGCTGCCACCTGCCGGACACGGTGGCCGCGCACGCCAGCTACGTCTTCAGCGCGCACTGGAACAGGTTCAGCAAGCAGTACGGTGGCTGGTGCTACTTCGCCGGCCTCGCCGTGGAGACGACCATCGACCCTA GTCATGGATCATGTAGATATCCCAGCGTTATACCTGGCTGA
- the LOC100842091 gene encoding chlorophyll a-b binding protein CP24, chloroplastic, giving the protein MALASTSATASAAVLKNPFLGARRALANAASFGAAAKPATRRVVVVAAAAAKKSWIPAFKSDAEFINPSWLDGSLPGDFGFDPLGLGKDPAFLKWYREAELIHGRWAMAAVLGIFVGQAYSGVPWFEAGAQPGAVAPFSFGSLLGTQLLLMGWVESKRWVDFFNPDSQAVEWATPWSRTADNFANSTGDQGYPGGKFFDPLGLGGDTKDGVYIPDTDKLERLKLAEIKHARLAMLAMLIFYFEAGQGKTPLGALGL; this is encoded by the exons ATGGCGctcgcctccacctccgccaccgcctccgcggCCGTGCTCAAGAACCCGTTCCTCGGGGCTCGGCGCGCGCTCGCCAATGCCGCTTccttcggcgccgccgcgaagCCCGCGACGCGCCGCGTGGTGGtcgtcgccgcggccgccgccaagaagtCGTGGATCCCCGCTTTCAAGAGTGACGCCGAGTTCATCAACCCGTCCTGGCTCGATGGCTC GCTCCCCGGTGACTTCGGCTTCGACCCGCTGGGGCTGGGGAAGGACCCGGCGTTCCTCAAGTGGTACAGGGAGGCCGAGCTGATCCACGGGCGGTGGGCGATGGCGGCCGTCCTGGGCATCTTCGTCGGGCAGGCCTACAGCGGCGTGCCGTGGTTCGAGGCCGGCGCGCAGCCAGGCGCCGTGGCGCCCTTCTCGTTCGGGTCGCTCCTCGGCACCCAGCTGCTGCTCATGGGGTGGGTGGAGTCCAAGCGGTGGGTCGACTTCTTCAACCCGGACTCCCAGGCCGTGGAGTGGGCCACGCCGTGGTCTCGCACCGCCGAcaacttcgccaactccacggGCGATCAAGGATACCCCGGCGGCAAGTTCTTCGACCCGCTCGGACTCGGCGGCGACACCAAGGACGGCGTCTACATCCCCGACACCGACAAGCTCGAGCGGCTGAAGCTGGCCGAGATCAAGCACGCGCGCCTCGCCATGCTCGCCATGCTCATCTTCTACTTCGAGGCCGGACAGGGCAAGACGCCGCTCGGCGCGCTCGGCCTATAA
- the LOC100843739 gene encoding ETHYLENE INSENSITIVE 3-like 5 protein — protein sequence MASPNVSDDENSAPTLQELPRPAMDRGKAKAARHAAAIAADAEPDQNEELFSESESGSESIEIADLKKRMWKDQMLLMKLEGSSGGHDRRAGAQRPAAGSHLAQAQKDSETPESRYRRKAMLRAQDGVLRHMLRMMEACNARGFVYGIVDEAGVPVSGSSDSLRGWWKEDVGFERSGPLSLVGPGTAHGSPASSSFLHGLLDIQDSTLGSLLSALIQHCEPPQRSFPLDRGLPPPWWPTGQEVWWGLQGESQAHQGPPPYRKPHDLKKAWKISLLSAVIKHLTPRFDQMRRLVWQSKRLQHRMSARDAETWSRVITQEEALDRQVQRSLQITPLDEDDKDSAVGDGPREAVRGMHVDKRKRQVVGNESAGGNLDTGVGAEPLATLSGIDGVAEADRNSIDELMKMYYSCLQGTDGGEQDTKDVVAVGRGGGEQSNTPAENAPLDADQGACRYAASRFPERRRCDGHE from the coding sequence ATGGCAAGTCCCAACGTCAGCGACGACGAGAACTCTGCTCCTACTCTCCAAGAGCTGCCACGGCCAGCCATGGACAGAGGCAAGGCCAAGGCCGCCCGCCATGCCGCGGCTATCGCCGCAGACGCAGAGCCCGACCAGAACGAAGAGCTGTTCAGCGAATCAGAGTCAGGTTCAGAGTCTATCGAGATCGCCGACCTCAAGAAACGCATGTGGAAGGACCAAATGCTTCTCATGAAGCTCGAGGGCAGCTCGGGCGGCCATGACCGGAGAGCCGGCGCGCAGCGGCCAGCAGCTGGCTCGCACCTGGCCCAAGCCCAGAAGGACTCAGAGACGCCCGAGTCACGGTACCGCCGCAAGGCGATGCTCCGGGCGCAGGACGGCGTCCTCCGGCACATGCTCAGGATGATGGAGGCGTGCAACGCGCGGGGGTTCGTGTACGGCATCGTGGACGAGGCCGGCGTGCCCGTGTCCGGCTCCTCCGACAGCCTCCGCGGCTGGTGGAAGGAGGACGTCGGGTTCGAACGGTCCGGCCCGCTCTCCTTGGTCGGCCCGGGGACGGCGCACGGGAGcccggcgtcgtcgtcgtttcTCCACGGGCTCCTCGACATCCAGGACAGCACGCTGGGGTCCCTGCTCTCGGCGCTCATCCAGCACTGCGAGCCCCCTCAGCGGAGCTTCCCGCTGGACCGgggcctgccgccgccgtggtggcCCACGGGCCAGGAGGTCTGGTGGGGCCTGCAGGGCGAGAGCCAGGCCCATCAGGGCCCGCCGCCGTACCGGAAGCCCCACGACCTGAAGAAGGCGTGGAAGATCTCCCTGCTGAGCGCGGTGATCAAGCACCTGACCCCGCGCTTCGACCAGATGCGCAGGCTCGTGTGGCAGTCCAAGCGGCTGCAGCACAGGATGAGCGCCAGGGACGCCGAGACCTGGTCCAGGGTCATCACCCAGGAGGAGGCGCTCGACCGCCAGGTGCAGCGTTCGCTGCAGATCACGCCGCTCGACGAGGACGACAAGGATTCCGCCGTCGGCGATGGTCCGCGGGAAGCGGTACGCGGCATGCACGTCGACAAGCGCAAGCGCCAGGTCGTCGGCAATGAGAGCGCAGGTGGAAATCTCGACACTGGCGTTGGCGCGGAGCCACTGGCGACGCTATCGGGCATTGACGGCGTCGCAGAGGCCGACCGCAATTCCATCGACGAGCTCATGAAGATGTACTACAGCTGCCTGCAGGGGACAGACGGTGGTGAGCAGGACACCAAGGATGTGGTGGCCGTCGGACGTGGAGGTGGAGAACAGAGCAACACTCCTGCCGAGAACGCTCCGCTCGACGCCGATCAAGGTGCATGCCGATATGCCGCTTCAAGGTTTCCTGAGCGTCGCCGATGTGATGGACATGAATGA